The Mugil cephalus isolate CIBA_MC_2020 chromosome 11, CIBA_Mcephalus_1.1, whole genome shotgun sequence genome includes a window with the following:
- the LOC125016326 gene encoding glucocorticoid modulatory element-binding protein 1-like isoform X4, translated as MAGAEVTVSSGEPVMPVKEEESANHKAQVILHLQPILHGESDDIADTGTTVLAIETHHDESKAEGEEIEYGYPITCGDSRAVLLFKKFVCPGINVRCVKFNDQLISPKQFVHLAGKATLKDWKRAIRLGGVMLRKMMDSGQIDFYQHDTVCSNTCRSTKFDVLINSTRLPSGTSVQPSLSSLAIDPAGGQVPPLAADAHNAAEVGEPLDGDKLSAEWGADPPRLANPATANGHSAKRKRPDAPDGVLKLWRGVADSGMMGEVLSTLHTELITTFRGVELRCEKANLQETDAIILNSLCDMFGLLDPVKQALDLRRSQNEGNKVNNGADVLDEIVENQKKQSCNKSAPCRNSSSKHLRPHGQSNSRGSPSPIQTSSLIQPLSAAGLSAASYAQLAINPHLFTHFSNIAGRRHRAGADRTDRYCHGVAPEREREINEAGNRDEACRLGREGSEEEDTSGIREESAQRTGEFRDGSLVRSEELEETERLRDIEQMIIGRKASKKHKRTGESVIKKWH; from the exons ATGGCGGGGGCTGAGGTCACCGTGTCTTCAGGGGAACCGGTGATGCCGgtgaaagaagaggagagcgcCAATCATAAGGCCCAAGTCATCCTGCACCTGCAGCCCATCCTGCACGG GGAAAGTGATGACATTGCAGACACTGGCACTACAGTGTTGGCCATTGAGACGCATCATG ATGAAAGTAAAGCCGAGGGAGAGGAAATTGAATACGGCTACCCCATCACCTGTGGAGACAGCAGGGCGGTGCTGCTGTTTAAGAAGTTTGTTTGCCCAGGAATCAACGTCAGATGTGTCAAG TTCAATGACCAACTCATCAGTCCTAAGCAGTTCGTTCACCTGGCAGGAAAAGCTACTTTGAAGGACTGGAAGAGAGCCATCAGACTGGGAGGGGTTATGCTCAG GAAAATGATGGACTCGGGCCAGATAGACTTCTACCAGCACGACACTGTATGCAGCAACACCTGCCGCAGCACCAAATTTGATGTGCTGATCAACAGCACGCGGCTTCCTTCAGGGACCTCTGTGCAACCAAGCCTGTCGAGCCTGGCTATTGACCCTGCTGGAGGACAGGTGCCTCCCTTGGCAG CAGATGCGCATAATGCGGCGGAGGTGGGGGAGCCTTTGGATGGGGACAAGTTAAGCGCGGAGTGGGGCGCCGATCCCCCTCGGCTCGCGAACCCCGCGACAGCCAATGGGCACTCTGCCAAGAGGAAGAGGCCTGACGCTCCCG ATGGAGTACTGAAGCTATGGAGGGGTGTGGCAGACTCTGGGATGATGGGCGAGGTCCTGTCCACTCTGCACACGGAACTGATCACCACTTTCAGGGGGGTGGAGCTTCGCTGTGAGAAGGCCAACCTGCAGGAGACGG ATGCCATCATACTGAATTCCTTGTGTGACATGTTTGGACTTTTGGACCCAGTGAAGCAAGCTCTGGACCTGAGGCGCAGCCAGAACGAAGGGAACAAAGTCAATAACGGCGCTGATG tGTTGGATGAGATTGTGGAGAACCAGAAGAAGCAAAGTTGCAATAAAAGCGCACCTTGCAGAAACTCATCCTCTAAACACCTCCGACCTCATGGCCAGTCAAACAGCCGCGGCTCGCCGTCCCCCATCCAAACGAGCTCGTTGATCCAGCCGCTATCTGCTGCCGGCTTATCTGCCGCGTCCTACGCTCAGCTCGCAATAAACCCTCATCTCTTCACCCATTTCTCTAATATCGCCGGCCGGCGCCACCGCGCCGGAGCTGACAGGACAGACAGATATTGCCACGGCGTCGCGCCGGAGAGGGAGCGGGAAATCAATGAGGCGGGGAACCGGGATGAGGCTTGCCGGCTGGGACGGGAGGGCAGCGAAGAAGAGGACACCTCAGGGATCCGCGAGGAATCCGCACAAAGGACCGGAGAGTTTCGGGACGGCTCTCTCGTCAGAAGTGAGGAGCtagaggagacagaaagactGCGTGACATTGAACAAATGATTATAGGGAGAAAAGCATCAAAGAAGCATAAAA GAACAGGAGAAAGTGTGATTAAGAAGTGGCACTAA
- the LOC125016326 gene encoding glucocorticoid modulatory element-binding protein 1-like isoform X3 has product MSLTCVCALNCVIACLCAIWMSTRVLYPLCAQLCGEGVMAGAEVTVSSGEPVMPVKEEESANHKAQVILHLQPILHGESDDIADTGTTVLAIETHHDESKAEGEEIEYGYPITCGDSRAVLLFKKFVCPGINVRCVKFNDQLISPKQFVHLAGKATLKDWKRAIRLGGVMLRKMMDSGQIDFYQHDTVCSNTCRSTKFDVLINSTRLPSGTSVQPSLSSLAIDPAGGQVPPLAADAHNAAEVGEPLDGDKLSAEWGADPPRLANPATANGHSAKRKRPDAPDGVLKLWRGVADSGMMGEVLSTLHTELITTFRGVELRCEKANLQETDAIILNSLCDMFGLLDPVKQALDLRRSQNEGNKVNNGADVLDEIVENQKKQSCNKSAPCRNSSSKHLRPHGQSNSRGSPSPIQTSSLIQPLSAAGLSAASYAQLAINPHLFTHFSNIAGRRHRAGADRTDRYCHGVAPEREREINEAGNRDEACRLGREGSEEEDTSGIREESAQRTGEFRDGSLVRSEELEETERLRDIEQMIIGRKASKKHKSK; this is encoded by the exons ATGTCGctgacttgtgtgtgtgcattaaatTGCGTGATTGCATGCTTGTGTGCGATTTGGATGTCAACACGCGTGCTCTACCCTCTGTGTGCGCAGCTCTGCGGGGAGGGGGTGATGGCGGGGGCTGAGGTCACCGTGTCTTCAGGGGAACCGGTGATGCCGgtgaaagaagaggagagcgcCAATCATAAGGCCCAAGTCATCCTGCACCTGCAGCCCATCCTGCACGG GGAAAGTGATGACATTGCAGACACTGGCACTACAGTGTTGGCCATTGAGACGCATCATG ATGAAAGTAAAGCCGAGGGAGAGGAAATTGAATACGGCTACCCCATCACCTGTGGAGACAGCAGGGCGGTGCTGCTGTTTAAGAAGTTTGTTTGCCCAGGAATCAACGTCAGATGTGTCAAG TTCAATGACCAACTCATCAGTCCTAAGCAGTTCGTTCACCTGGCAGGAAAAGCTACTTTGAAGGACTGGAAGAGAGCCATCAGACTGGGAGGGGTTATGCTCAG GAAAATGATGGACTCGGGCCAGATAGACTTCTACCAGCACGACACTGTATGCAGCAACACCTGCCGCAGCACCAAATTTGATGTGCTGATCAACAGCACGCGGCTTCCTTCAGGGACCTCTGTGCAACCAAGCCTGTCGAGCCTGGCTATTGACCCTGCTGGAGGACAGGTGCCTCCCTTGGCAG CAGATGCGCATAATGCGGCGGAGGTGGGGGAGCCTTTGGATGGGGACAAGTTAAGCGCGGAGTGGGGCGCCGATCCCCCTCGGCTCGCGAACCCCGCGACAGCCAATGGGCACTCTGCCAAGAGGAAGAGGCCTGACGCTCCCG ATGGAGTACTGAAGCTATGGAGGGGTGTGGCAGACTCTGGGATGATGGGCGAGGTCCTGTCCACTCTGCACACGGAACTGATCACCACTTTCAGGGGGGTGGAGCTTCGCTGTGAGAAGGCCAACCTGCAGGAGACGG ATGCCATCATACTGAATTCCTTGTGTGACATGTTTGGACTTTTGGACCCAGTGAAGCAAGCTCTGGACCTGAGGCGCAGCCAGAACGAAGGGAACAAAGTCAATAACGGCGCTGATG tGTTGGATGAGATTGTGGAGAACCAGAAGAAGCAAAGTTGCAATAAAAGCGCACCTTGCAGAAACTCATCCTCTAAACACCTCCGACCTCATGGCCAGTCAAACAGCCGCGGCTCGCCGTCCCCCATCCAAACGAGCTCGTTGATCCAGCCGCTATCTGCTGCCGGCTTATCTGCCGCGTCCTACGCTCAGCTCGCAATAAACCCTCATCTCTTCACCCATTTCTCTAATATCGCCGGCCGGCGCCACCGCGCCGGAGCTGACAGGACAGACAGATATTGCCACGGCGTCGCGCCGGAGAGGGAGCGGGAAATCAATGAGGCGGGGAACCGGGATGAGGCTTGCCGGCTGGGACGGGAGGGCAGCGAAGAAGAGGACACCTCAGGGATCCGCGAGGAATCCGCACAAAGGACCGGAGAGTTTCGGGACGGCTCTCTCGTCAGAAGTGAGGAGCtagaggagacagaaagactGCGTGACATTGAACAAATGATTATAGGGAGAAAAGCATCAAAGAAGCATAAAAGTAAGTGA
- the LOC125016326 gene encoding glucocorticoid modulatory element-binding protein 1-like isoform X2 → MSLTCVCALNCVIACLCAIWMSTRVLYPLCAQLCGEGVMAGAEVTVSSGEPVMPVKEEESANHKAQVILHLQPILHGESDDIADTGTTVLAIETHHDESKAEGEEIEYGYPITCGDSRAVLLFKKFVCPGINVRCVKFNDQLISPKQFVHLAGKATLKDWKRAIRLGGVMLRKMMDSGQIDFYQHDTVCSNTCRSTKFDVLINSTRLPSGTSVQPSLSSLAIDPAGGQVPPLADAHNAAEVGEPLDGDKLSAEWGADPPRLANPATANGHSAKRKRPDAPDGVLKLWRGVADSGMMGEVLSTLHTELITTFRGVELRCEKANLQETDAIILNSLCDMFGLLDPVKQALDLRRSQNEGNKVNNGADVLDEIVENQKKQSCNKSAPCRNSSSKHLRPHGQSNSRGSPSPIQTSSLIQPLSAAGLSAASYAQLAINPHLFTHFSNIAGRRHRAGADRTDRYCHGVAPEREREINEAGNRDEACRLGREGSEEEDTSGIREESAQRTGEFRDGSLVRSEELEETERLRDIEQMIIGRKASKKHKRTGESVIKKWH, encoded by the exons ATGTCGctgacttgtgtgtgtgcattaaatTGCGTGATTGCATGCTTGTGTGCGATTTGGATGTCAACACGCGTGCTCTACCCTCTGTGTGCGCAGCTCTGCGGGGAGGGGGTGATGGCGGGGGCTGAGGTCACCGTGTCTTCAGGGGAACCGGTGATGCCGgtgaaagaagaggagagcgcCAATCATAAGGCCCAAGTCATCCTGCACCTGCAGCCCATCCTGCACGG GGAAAGTGATGACATTGCAGACACTGGCACTACAGTGTTGGCCATTGAGACGCATCATG ATGAAAGTAAAGCCGAGGGAGAGGAAATTGAATACGGCTACCCCATCACCTGTGGAGACAGCAGGGCGGTGCTGCTGTTTAAGAAGTTTGTTTGCCCAGGAATCAACGTCAGATGTGTCAAG TTCAATGACCAACTCATCAGTCCTAAGCAGTTCGTTCACCTGGCAGGAAAAGCTACTTTGAAGGACTGGAAGAGAGCCATCAGACTGGGAGGGGTTATGCTCAG GAAAATGATGGACTCGGGCCAGATAGACTTCTACCAGCACGACACTGTATGCAGCAACACCTGCCGCAGCACCAAATTTGATGTGCTGATCAACAGCACGCGGCTTCCTTCAGGGACCTCTGTGCAACCAAGCCTGTCGAGCCTGGCTATTGACCCTGCTGGAGGACAGGTGCCTCCCTTGGCAG ATGCGCATAATGCGGCGGAGGTGGGGGAGCCTTTGGATGGGGACAAGTTAAGCGCGGAGTGGGGCGCCGATCCCCCTCGGCTCGCGAACCCCGCGACAGCCAATGGGCACTCTGCCAAGAGGAAGAGGCCTGACGCTCCCG ATGGAGTACTGAAGCTATGGAGGGGTGTGGCAGACTCTGGGATGATGGGCGAGGTCCTGTCCACTCTGCACACGGAACTGATCACCACTTTCAGGGGGGTGGAGCTTCGCTGTGAGAAGGCCAACCTGCAGGAGACGG ATGCCATCATACTGAATTCCTTGTGTGACATGTTTGGACTTTTGGACCCAGTGAAGCAAGCTCTGGACCTGAGGCGCAGCCAGAACGAAGGGAACAAAGTCAATAACGGCGCTGATG tGTTGGATGAGATTGTGGAGAACCAGAAGAAGCAAAGTTGCAATAAAAGCGCACCTTGCAGAAACTCATCCTCTAAACACCTCCGACCTCATGGCCAGTCAAACAGCCGCGGCTCGCCGTCCCCCATCCAAACGAGCTCGTTGATCCAGCCGCTATCTGCTGCCGGCTTATCTGCCGCGTCCTACGCTCAGCTCGCAATAAACCCTCATCTCTTCACCCATTTCTCTAATATCGCCGGCCGGCGCCACCGCGCCGGAGCTGACAGGACAGACAGATATTGCCACGGCGTCGCGCCGGAGAGGGAGCGGGAAATCAATGAGGCGGGGAACCGGGATGAGGCTTGCCGGCTGGGACGGGAGGGCAGCGAAGAAGAGGACACCTCAGGGATCCGCGAGGAATCCGCACAAAGGACCGGAGAGTTTCGGGACGGCTCTCTCGTCAGAAGTGAGGAGCtagaggagacagaaagactGCGTGACATTGAACAAATGATTATAGGGAGAAAAGCATCAAAGAAGCATAAAA GAACAGGAGAAAGTGTGATTAAGAAGTGGCACTAA
- the LOC125016326 gene encoding glucocorticoid modulatory element-binding protein 1-like isoform X1, with product MSLTCVCALNCVIACLCAIWMSTRVLYPLCAQLCGEGVMAGAEVTVSSGEPVMPVKEEESANHKAQVILHLQPILHGESDDIADTGTTVLAIETHHDESKAEGEEIEYGYPITCGDSRAVLLFKKFVCPGINVRCVKFNDQLISPKQFVHLAGKATLKDWKRAIRLGGVMLRKMMDSGQIDFYQHDTVCSNTCRSTKFDVLINSTRLPSGTSVQPSLSSLAIDPAGGQVPPLAADAHNAAEVGEPLDGDKLSAEWGADPPRLANPATANGHSAKRKRPDAPDGVLKLWRGVADSGMMGEVLSTLHTELITTFRGVELRCEKANLQETDAIILNSLCDMFGLLDPVKQALDLRRSQNEGNKVNNGADVLDEIVENQKKQSCNKSAPCRNSSSKHLRPHGQSNSRGSPSPIQTSSLIQPLSAAGLSAASYAQLAINPHLFTHFSNIAGRRHRAGADRTDRYCHGVAPEREREINEAGNRDEACRLGREGSEEEDTSGIREESAQRTGEFRDGSLVRSEELEETERLRDIEQMIIGRKASKKHKRTGESVIKKWH from the exons ATGTCGctgacttgtgtgtgtgcattaaatTGCGTGATTGCATGCTTGTGTGCGATTTGGATGTCAACACGCGTGCTCTACCCTCTGTGTGCGCAGCTCTGCGGGGAGGGGGTGATGGCGGGGGCTGAGGTCACCGTGTCTTCAGGGGAACCGGTGATGCCGgtgaaagaagaggagagcgcCAATCATAAGGCCCAAGTCATCCTGCACCTGCAGCCCATCCTGCACGG GGAAAGTGATGACATTGCAGACACTGGCACTACAGTGTTGGCCATTGAGACGCATCATG ATGAAAGTAAAGCCGAGGGAGAGGAAATTGAATACGGCTACCCCATCACCTGTGGAGACAGCAGGGCGGTGCTGCTGTTTAAGAAGTTTGTTTGCCCAGGAATCAACGTCAGATGTGTCAAG TTCAATGACCAACTCATCAGTCCTAAGCAGTTCGTTCACCTGGCAGGAAAAGCTACTTTGAAGGACTGGAAGAGAGCCATCAGACTGGGAGGGGTTATGCTCAG GAAAATGATGGACTCGGGCCAGATAGACTTCTACCAGCACGACACTGTATGCAGCAACACCTGCCGCAGCACCAAATTTGATGTGCTGATCAACAGCACGCGGCTTCCTTCAGGGACCTCTGTGCAACCAAGCCTGTCGAGCCTGGCTATTGACCCTGCTGGAGGACAGGTGCCTCCCTTGGCAG CAGATGCGCATAATGCGGCGGAGGTGGGGGAGCCTTTGGATGGGGACAAGTTAAGCGCGGAGTGGGGCGCCGATCCCCCTCGGCTCGCGAACCCCGCGACAGCCAATGGGCACTCTGCCAAGAGGAAGAGGCCTGACGCTCCCG ATGGAGTACTGAAGCTATGGAGGGGTGTGGCAGACTCTGGGATGATGGGCGAGGTCCTGTCCACTCTGCACACGGAACTGATCACCACTTTCAGGGGGGTGGAGCTTCGCTGTGAGAAGGCCAACCTGCAGGAGACGG ATGCCATCATACTGAATTCCTTGTGTGACATGTTTGGACTTTTGGACCCAGTGAAGCAAGCTCTGGACCTGAGGCGCAGCCAGAACGAAGGGAACAAAGTCAATAACGGCGCTGATG tGTTGGATGAGATTGTGGAGAACCAGAAGAAGCAAAGTTGCAATAAAAGCGCACCTTGCAGAAACTCATCCTCTAAACACCTCCGACCTCATGGCCAGTCAAACAGCCGCGGCTCGCCGTCCCCCATCCAAACGAGCTCGTTGATCCAGCCGCTATCTGCTGCCGGCTTATCTGCCGCGTCCTACGCTCAGCTCGCAATAAACCCTCATCTCTTCACCCATTTCTCTAATATCGCCGGCCGGCGCCACCGCGCCGGAGCTGACAGGACAGACAGATATTGCCACGGCGTCGCGCCGGAGAGGGAGCGGGAAATCAATGAGGCGGGGAACCGGGATGAGGCTTGCCGGCTGGGACGGGAGGGCAGCGAAGAAGAGGACACCTCAGGGATCCGCGAGGAATCCGCACAAAGGACCGGAGAGTTTCGGGACGGCTCTCTCGTCAGAAGTGAGGAGCtagaggagacagaaagactGCGTGACATTGAACAAATGATTATAGGGAGAAAAGCATCAAAGAAGCATAAAA GAACAGGAGAAAGTGTGATTAAGAAGTGGCACTAA